A single Primulina eburnea isolate SZY01 chromosome 11, ASM2296580v1, whole genome shotgun sequence DNA region contains:
- the LOC140805715 gene encoding malate dehydrogenase, chloroplastic-like, giving the protein MATTTFSIRSTASSGPRIGLLSQSKALSSYFYSTKTLNCASQSSFLGGVSHTSLKYSCSPKARNHNQRSYNYVRPSAAYKVAILGAGGGIGQPLSLLVKMSPLVSTLNLYDVANVKGVATDLSHCNTPSGVADFTGSSELADSLKGVNVVVIPAGVPRKPGMTRDDLFTINANIVKSLVEAVAENCPDALIHIISNPVNSTVPIAAEVLKQKGVYNPNKLFGVTALDVVRANTFVAEKKKVKLLDVDVPVIGGHSGITILPLLSKTKPATIFTDKEVEELTRRIQNAGTEVVDAKAGAGSATLSMAYAAARFVESSLRALDGDSDVYECSFIESDLTELPFFASRVKLGRDGVESVITSDLEGLSEYEQKALEALKPELKANIEKGLTFVKKPVSA; this is encoded by the coding sequence ATGGCAACGACCACCTTTTCGATTAGGTCTACCGCATCTTCTGGTCCCCGAATTGGTCTGCTTTCACAATCAAAGGCTTTAAGCAGCTATTTCTATTCTACCAAAACCTTGAATTGTGCATCGCAATCTTCATTCTTAGGTGGTGTAAGTCACACATCACTCAAGTACTCGTGTTCTCCAAAAGCTCGAAATCATAATCAAAGATCATACAATTATGTTCGACCTTCTGCAGCCTATAAAGTAGCGATTCTTGGAGCCGGTGGTGGTATAGGCCAGCCACTTTCCCTTCTGGTCAAGATGTCACCACTAGTTTCGACATTGAATCTTTATGATGTAGCGAATGTAAAGGGTGTTGCTACTGACCTCAGTCACTGCAACACACCGTCTGGAGTTGCTGATTTCACGGGCTCATCTGAGTTGGCTGATTCTTTAAAGGGTGTAAATGTTGTAGTCATACCTGCTGGTGTTCCACGAAAGCCGGGTATGACCAGAGATGACCTTTTCACTATAAACGCAAATATAGTCAAGTCTTTAGTCGAGGCCGTTGCTGAAAACTGCCCCGATGCTTTGATCCATATTATTAGCAATCCCGTCAACTCAACGGTCCCTATAGCAGCAGAAGTCTTGAAGCAAAAAGGGGTGTATAACCCAAATAAGCTCTTTGGTGTTACAGCTCTCGATGTCGTAAGAGCTAATACATTTGTTGCTGAGAAGAAAAAGGTGAAGCTTCTGGATGTTGATGTCCCTGTCATCGGCGGCCATTCTGGTATCACTATTTTGCCCCTTTTGTCGAAAACGAAACCCGCCACTATTTTCACTGATAAAGAAGTGGAAGAGCTTACGCGGAGGATTCAAAATGCTGGGACGGAAGTCGTGGATGCTAAGGCTGGGGCTGGATCTGCCACTCTTTCAATGGCATATGCTGCAGCACGATTCGTCGAGTCGTCACTCCGCGCTCTTGACGGCGATAGTGATGTCTACGAATGCTCTTTTATTGAGTCTGATTTGACAGAGCTTCCTTTTTTTGCGTCCAGGGTGAAGCTTGGAAGAGACGGGGTTGAGTCTGTGATTACATCGGATCTCGAAGGATTATCCGAATACGAACAGAAGGCTTTGGAAGCTCTTAAGCCTGAGCTTAAGGCCAATATCGAAAAGGGCTTGACTTTTGTTAAGAAACCTGTGAGTGCATAA
- the LOC140805716 gene encoding cyclic dof factor 1-like — translation MKEAKEPELKLFGRKIVLPENGGDATGEEYSDEDKGKRVDCEEERSSGEISETKFEEKDQTSDADEESRNLIPVSETDDNPKTPSIDEDFVSTNHPKADDGQIDETNTQEKTMKKPDKILPCPRCNSMDTKFCYYNNYNVSQPRHFCKSCQRYWTAGGTMRNLPVGAGRRKNKNSASNCRHLTISEALHSSVIDGYNGFHQKTFKPNGAVLSFGPESPLCKSMASGLKIEDKSMPKSNRGSVSCGNGDNADDPSIGSSVKTSGSVANGGENGLQQHPLMLNINHFQSPLPCIPGFPWQLSWNPAVPLPTIFTHPGFPMPFYPSPYLNYGAPPNSWNFPCISVQPPTVNQNTPSCSPSSPLGKHSRNGELLNPSSSEVEHNFRQKNSDSSIVVPKTLRIDDPEEAAKSSIWATLGIKYDSTSRKGLFKALQPKCDPKASMANASPVLMQANPAALSRSINFQESV, via the exons ATGAAGGAGGCGAAGGAGCCGGAGTTAAAGCTGTTCGGCCGGAAAATCGTGCTGCCGGAGAACGGGGGCGATGCCACCGGGGAGGAATATTCCGATGAAGATAAGGGCAAGCGGGTCGATTGCGAAGAG GAGCGATCGTCAGGGGAAATCTCTGAGACTAAGTTCGAAGAGAAGGACCAAACTTCAGACGCAGATGAGGAATCTCGGAATCTTATTCCGGTGTCTGAGACAGATGACAATCCGAAAACTCCCTCAATCGACGAAGATTTCGTGTCGACGAATCATCCCAAGGCTGACGACGGGCAGATCGATGAAACGAATACGCAGGAGAAGACTATGAAGAAGCCTGACAAGATCCTGCCGTGCCCGCGTTGCAATAGCATGGACACTAAATTCTGTTACTACAACAACTACAATGTTAGCCAACCTCGTCACTTTTGCAAGAGCTGTCAGAGGTACTGGACCGCTGGAGGGACGATGAGGAACCTTCCGGTGGGGGCTGGTCGAAGGAAGAACAAGAATTCAGCCTCAAATTGTCGCCACCTGACGATTTCTGAAGCCCTCCATTCATCTGTGATTGATGGTTATAATGGATTTCATCAGAAGACATTTAAACCGAATGGTGCGGTGCTGTCCTTTGGTCCTGAATCGCCGTTGTGTAAATCCATGGCTTCTGGTTTGAAAATTGAGGATAAAAGCATGCCAAAATCAAATCGAGGATCGGTTTCTTGTGGAAATGGTGACAATGCTGATGATCCATCTATCGGGTCGTCTGTCAAAACTTCCGGTTCAGTGGCAAATGGAGGCGAAAACGGATTGCAACAACACCCGCTGATGCTAAATATTAACCATTTTCAATCTCCTCTTCCATGTATTCCAGGGTTCCCATGGCAGTTGTCCTGGAATCCAGCAGTTCCGCTACCAACCATTTTCACACATCCCGGATTTCCGATGCCTTTCTATCCTTCACCGTATTTGAATTATGGGGCGCCGCCTAATTCTTGGAACTTTCCATGTATTTCGGTGCAACCTCCTACCGTGAATCAAAACACACCAAGTTGTAGCCCGAGTTCGCCTCTTGGCAAGCATTCAAGAAACGGGGAATTACTTAACCCAAGCAGTTCAGAGGTTGAACACAATTTTAGACAGAAGAACTCAGATAGCTCGATTGTGGTACCGAAAACGTTGAGGATCGATGATCCTGAGGAAGCTGCAAAGAGTTCTATATGGGCAACATTGGGAATCAAGTATGACTCCACAAGTAGGAAAGGTCTTTTTAAGGCCTTGCAACCAAAGTGTGACCCGAAGGCGAGTATGGCTAACGCCTCGCCGGTGTTAATGCAAGCCAATCCGGCAGCATTGTCTCGGTCCATCAATTTTCAAGAGagtgtctga
- the LOC140805721 gene encoding uncharacterized protein, producing the protein MRPASDTADDRPGNSKRFPKSTPLPGRPRRSASRRTRSVSPPPSAASLVDGGLFTDELSLFESLQISPNPDPNPRIFPYSVKQQCWEKAEKIKGRDPDRWRRDPLGNVLFRKLVGCPGCLCHDYDHIIPYSKGGKSTLENCQVLQATVNRSKGNRTELSKTELIQKSAYCRVSGRDMDLLELSAYGNVRHGQDSGGCKIQ; encoded by the exons ATGAGGCCAGCTTCAGATACCGCAGATGACAGGCCCGGGAACAGCAAACGTTTCCCCAAATCGACCCCGCTACCCGGGAGGCCTCGCAGGTCGGCTTCGCGTCGAACCCGATCCGTTTCCCCTCCGCCTTCAGCCGCATCGCTTGTCGACGGTGGCCTCTTCACTGATGAGCTCTCACTGTTCGAGAGCCTGCAAATATCTCCGAACCCGGACCCGAACCCGAGAATCTTCCCTTACAGCGTGAAGCAGCAGTGTTGGGAGAAGGCAGAGAAAATCAAAGGCCGTGACCCGGACCGATGGCGCCGTGACCCTTTAGGCAATGTTCTGTTCAGGAAGCTCGTGGGTTGCCCTGGTTGCCTCTGCCACGATTACGACCATATTATTCCTTACTCTAAG gGAGGTAAAAGCACGTTAGAAAATTGTCAGGTGCTTCAG GCCACTGTTAACCGATCCAAGGGAAATCGTACTGAGTTGTCCAAAACCGAGCTTATCCAGAAGAGCGCTTACTGTCGAGTTTCAG GTCGTGATATGGACCTTCTAGAGTTATCAGCTTATGGTAATGTACGTCACGGGCAAGATTCTGGCGGATGTAAAATTCAATAA